A genome region from Pseudomonas anguilliseptica includes the following:
- a CDS encoding alpha/beta family hydrolase gives MSKGQVAGIDGDQYGQGQGQGDGTWLWDRPLGETHATLILAHGAGAPMDSEFMQNMAQSLAARGIAVLRFEFAYMAARRLDGKKRPPNPQARLLEQWREVYAQVRQQVAGPLAIGGKSMGGRMASLLADELGADALVCLGYPFYAVGKPEKPRVAHLAELRTLTLIIQGERDALGDRQAVARYALSEAITLHWLTAGDHDLKPLKSSGLNHQQHMQAAADAIAQFLCA, from the coding sequence ATGAGCAAAGGGCAGGTTGCGGGTATTGACGGGGATCAATACGGGCAGGGGCAGGGGCAGGGTGATGGCACGTGGCTGTGGGATCGCCCGCTTGGCGAGACGCATGCCACCCTGATTCTGGCCCACGGTGCTGGTGCGCCGATGGACAGCGAATTCATGCAAAACATGGCGCAAAGCCTTGCTGCGCGTGGGATTGCCGTACTGCGCTTCGAGTTCGCCTACATGGCCGCGCGGCGTCTGGATGGCAAGAAGCGCCCCCCCAATCCCCAGGCCAGACTGCTTGAGCAATGGCGTGAGGTCTATGCGCAGGTGCGCCAACAGGTCGCAGGGCCGTTGGCCATCGGCGGCAAGTCCATGGGCGGACGCATGGCCAGCCTGCTGGCCGACGAGTTGGGCGCCGATGCGCTGGTGTGCCTGGGTTATCCCTTCTACGCCGTCGGTAAGCCGGAAAAGCCGCGTGTCGCGCACTTGGCCGAGCTACGCACACTGACGCTGATCATCCAGGGCGAACGCGATGCCCTGGGCGATCGTCAGGCGGTGGCGCGCTACGCGCTTTCTGAGGCGATCACGCTGCACTGGCTGACCGCCGGCGACCATGACCTAAAGCCGCTGAAAAGCTCGGGCCTCAATCATCAGCAGCACATGCAGGCGGCAGCCGATGCGATTGCACAGTTTCTCTGTGCATAG
- the nfuA gene encoding Fe-S biogenesis protein NfuA, with protein sequence MSTITITDAAHDYLADLLSKQNTPGIGIRVFITQPGTQYAETCIAYCKPGEQKAEDTALGLASFTAWIDAVSEPFLEDAVVDYATDRMGGQLTIKAPNAKVPMVNEDSPINERISYYLQTEINPGLASHGGEVSLIDVVDDGIAVLKFGGGCQGCGQVDLTLKEGIEKTLLERIPELKGVRDVTDHSIKENAYY encoded by the coding sequence ATGAGCACCATTACCATTACCGACGCTGCCCACGATTATCTGGCTGACCTGCTGAGCAAGCAGAACACCCCGGGCATCGGCATTCGCGTGTTTATCACTCAGCCGGGCACCCAGTACGCTGAAACCTGCATTGCCTACTGCAAACCGGGTGAGCAGAAGGCTGAAGATACTGCGCTGGGCCTGGCCAGCTTCACCGCCTGGATCGACGCCGTCAGCGAGCCGTTTCTCGAGGACGCCGTGGTCGACTACGCCACCGACCGCATGGGCGGCCAGCTGACCATCAAGGCGCCGAACGCCAAAGTGCCGATGGTCAACGAAGACAGCCCGATCAACGAGCGCATCAGCTACTACCTGCAGACCGAGATCAATCCCGGTCTGGCCAGCCATGGCGGTGAAGTCAGCCTGATCGACGTGGTTGACGATGGCATTGCCGTGCTGAAGTTCGGCGGCGGCTGTCAGGGCTGCGGTCAGGTCGACCTGACGCTCAAAGAAGGCATCGAAAAAACCCTGCTTGAGCGCATTCCCGAGCTCAAAGGCGTGCGTGACGTGACCGACCACAGCATCAAGGAAAACGCCTACTACTAA
- a CDS encoding RNA methyltransferase has product MHIHDFQQRLTELGAKPMHIGRITRAWLRGMPLDTGTRNQKTENFLPLAVRNALPEISSALDGLARLSSEHPATDGSARLLVELADKQMVESVLLPRDGLCVSSQVGCAVGCVFCMTGKSGLLRQLSTAEIVAQVALARRFRPVKKVVFMGMGEPAHNLDNVLEAINLLGTEGGIGQRNLVFSTVGDPRVFERLPQQQIKPALALSLHTTDAELRQALLPRAPRIDPEELVELGETYARQIDYPIQYQWTLLKGINDSQEEMDGILRLLKGKYAIMNLIPYNSLEADEFQRPDGDRIVQIVRYLHSRGVLTKVRNSAGQDIDGGCGQLRARATEVLDRRKSRA; this is encoded by the coding sequence ATGCATATTCACGACTTTCAACAACGCCTTACCGAGCTCGGTGCCAAGCCCATGCACATCGGGCGGATTACCCGTGCCTGGCTGCGCGGCATGCCCCTGGATACCGGTACGCGAAACCAGAAGACCGAAAACTTCCTGCCGCTGGCGGTACGCAATGCCCTGCCCGAGATAAGCAGCGCACTCGATGGACTGGCGCGCCTCAGCTCTGAACACCCGGCGACGGACGGTTCGGCGCGCTTGCTGGTGGAGCTGGCCGACAAACAGATGGTGGAAAGCGTGCTACTGCCGCGCGATGGCCTGTGTGTCTCCAGCCAGGTCGGTTGCGCAGTGGGTTGCGTGTTCTGCATGACCGGCAAGAGCGGCCTGCTGCGCCAGCTGAGCACCGCCGAGATCGTCGCCCAGGTGGCGCTCGCCCGACGCTTTCGCCCCGTGAAGAAAGTGGTGTTTATGGGCATGGGCGAACCGGCGCATAACCTCGATAACGTACTCGAAGCGATCAACCTGCTCGGCACCGAAGGTGGTATCGGCCAACGCAACCTGGTGTTCTCCACCGTTGGTGACCCGCGGGTGTTCGAGCGCTTACCGCAGCAGCAGATCAAACCTGCCCTGGCGCTGTCGCTGCATACCACCGATGCCGAGTTGCGCCAGGCGTTGCTGCCGCGTGCACCGCGTATTGATCCTGAAGAGCTGGTCGAGCTGGGAGAAACCTACGCGCGGCAAATCGATTACCCGATTCAGTACCAGTGGACGCTGCTCAAGGGCATCAACGACAGCCAGGAAGAAATGGACGGCATCCTGCGTTTGCTCAAGGGCAAGTACGCGATCATGAATCTGATCCCCTACAACAGCCTGGAGGCCGACGAATTCCAGCGCCCTGATGGCGACCGCATCGTGCAGATCGTGCGCTACCTGCACAGCCGCGGCGTACTGACCAAGGTGCGCAATTCGGCGGGTCAGGACATCGATGGCGGTTGCGGACAACTGCGCGCGCGGGCGACCGAGGTGCTCGATCGACGCAAAAGCCGTGCATAA
- a CDS encoding DUF1883 domain-containing protein yields the protein MKFIHQRDHLNEDDVVVIECSQTCNIRLMSDANFRSFKNGGRHTYHGGAFDTFPAKITVPSSGFWNITIDTVTRKAISVTRKPTLKHSIKIVRKSTSRLS from the coding sequence ATGAAATTTATACACCAGCGCGACCACCTCAACGAAGACGACGTGGTCGTGATCGAGTGCTCGCAAACCTGCAACATTCGCCTGATGAGCGATGCCAACTTCCGCAGCTTCAAGAATGGCGGCCGACACACTTACCACGGTGGCGCATTCGATACCTTCCCGGCCAAGATCACCGTACCCAGCAGCGGTTTCTGGAATATCACCATCGATACGGTCACGCGCAAAGCCATCAGCGTCACACGCAAACCGACGCTCAAACATTCGATCAAAATCGTGCGCAAATCGACTTCGCGCCTGAGTTGA
- a CDS encoding sterol desaturase family protein has protein sequence MTSNTDKKTLYSGLNRAHLGALLLVAIWATLGLYKGWSSFVLLGGGLLLALLWFGLWEWRWPHRTDWQARPVDRKRDGLFMLALFATDALADTLIRSLVMLFNAEAQGPATELSLWLAVPAAALLGEFGDYWLHRYKHRGGWLWRVHFVHHRPSALNVSNNFTTHPLDLLLRKSVHMLPLWLLGFDPMAIALAALFSQTQSFATHANSRGTLGWLNFLIGSAELHRWHHSVNIAEAQNFGTALPLWDQLFGTFRWSAGEPAALGVKTSSEHPDEHDIRGLLSYPFGRSRPGEVHPKQSK, from the coding sequence ATGACCTCAAATACCGACAAAAAAACCTTATACAGCGGCCTGAACAGGGCCCATCTCGGCGCTCTGTTACTGGTCGCCATTTGGGCAACGCTGGGGCTTTACAAGGGCTGGAGCAGTTTCGTTCTGCTGGGTGGCGGACTGCTTTTGGCGCTGCTCTGGTTTGGCCTGTGGGAATGGCGCTGGCCACACCGCACGGATTGGCAAGCCCGCCCCGTCGACCGCAAGCGCGACGGACTATTTATGCTCGCGCTGTTTGCCACCGACGCCCTGGCCGACACATTGATACGTAGCTTGGTGATGCTGTTTAACGCCGAGGCACAGGGTCCTGCCACGGAGCTGTCACTTTGGCTGGCAGTGCCCGCAGCAGCGCTGCTGGGGGAGTTTGGCGACTACTGGCTGCACCGTTACAAGCATCGCGGTGGCTGGCTGTGGCGCGTGCATTTCGTGCACCACCGCCCCAGCGCTCTGAACGTCAGCAACAACTTCACCACGCACCCGCTGGACCTGCTTCTGCGCAAGTCGGTGCATATGCTGCCGCTCTGGTTATTGGGCTTCGATCCCATGGCCATCGCACTGGCGGCGCTGTTCTCGCAGACCCAGTCGTTCGCCACTCACGCCAACAGCCGCGGCACCCTGGGCTGGTTGAACTTTCTCATTGGTAGTGCCGAACTGCACCGCTGGCATCACAGCGTAAATATTGCCGAAGCGCAGAATTTCGGCACCGCACTACCGCTCTGGGACCAGCTGTTCGGCACCTTCCGCTGGAGCGCTGGCGAGCCTGCCGCACTGGGTGTAAAAACCAGTTCCGAGCACCCAGACGAGCACGATATTCGTGGCCTCCTCAGCTACCCGTTCGGGCGTTCGCGGCCGGGAGAAGTGCACCCTAAACAGAGCAAATAG
- a CDS encoding Crp/Fnr family transcriptional regulator has protein sequence MSSDSLYDCLACAPQLLGMLEQYPQLTDLWQNLPRQSYAANQTVLRPGQLSDRCWFVVSGLLRVVHLSEQGLERTAAFHAEGNWVGWGTPPYAVISAVGIVTLEPTVLLELRYEVLRRWQAELPVVQEILSDGIRAVLERSAQREAELLLLDAGERYRLFLQQRAALAPRIALQHVASYLGITNVALSRIRSRMGLVQGRSKQQ, from the coding sequence ATGTCCTCAGATTCTCTTTATGACTGCCTGGCCTGCGCGCCGCAGTTGCTCGGCATGCTTGAGCAATACCCGCAACTCACCGATCTCTGGCAGAACCTGCCGCGCCAGAGCTACGCGGCAAATCAGACAGTGCTACGGCCGGGGCAACTCAGTGACCGTTGCTGGTTCGTTGTCAGCGGTCTGCTGCGTGTGGTGCATTTGTCCGAGCAGGGGCTGGAGCGTACTGCGGCCTTTCATGCCGAGGGCAACTGGGTCGGTTGGGGAACGCCGCCCTATGCCGTTATCAGTGCGGTGGGCATCGTGACCCTGGAGCCGACTGTGCTGCTGGAGTTGCGCTATGAAGTGCTGCGCCGTTGGCAGGCTGAGTTGCCGGTGGTTCAGGAGATTCTTAGCGACGGTATTCGTGCCGTGTTGGAGCGCAGTGCTCAGCGGGAAGCCGAGCTGCTGTTGCTGGATGCGGGCGAACGCTACCGCTTGTTTCTGCAGCAGCGCGCCGCCCTGGCGCCGCGTATTGCGTTGCAGCATGTGGCCAGCTACCTGGGCATCACCAATGTGGCGCTGTCACGCATCCGTTCGCGTATGGGGCTGGTGCAGGGGCGGAGTAAGCAGCAGTAG
- the metH gene encoding methionine synthase produces MSLSDRSARSNALQQALKERILILDGGMGTMIQSYKLEEEDYRGARFADWPQDVKGNNDLLILSRPDVIGAIEKAYLDAGADILETNTFNATQVSQADYGMESLVYELNVEGARLARSVADAKTLETPDRPRFVAGVLGPTSRTCSISPDVNNPGYRNVTFDELVENYVEATRGLIEGGADMILIETIFDTLNAKAAIFAVQEVFEQQGFELPIMISGTITDASGRTLSGQTTEALWNSVRHANPISVGLNCALGASDLRPYLEELANKADTFVSAHPNAGLPNAFGEYDETPAEMAVVVEEFATSGFLNIVGGCCGTTPAHIQAIAEAVSKYPPRAIPDIPKACRLSGLEPFTIDRNSLFINVGERTNITGSAKFARLIREDNYTEALEVALQQVEAGAQVIDINMDEGMLDSQKAMVTFLNLIAGEPDISRVPIMIDSSKWEVIEAGLKCIQGKGIVNSISMKEGVEQFKHHARLCKRYGAAVVVMAFDEVGQADTAERKREICQRSYDILVNEVGFPPEDIIFDPNIFAVATGIEEHNNYAVDFIEACAYIRDHLPHALSSGGVSNVSFSFRGNNPVREAIHSVFLYYAIQNGLTMGIVNAGQLEIYDEIPKELRDAVEDVVLNRHDGATEALLAIADNYKGDGSVKEAETEEWRNLSVEERLKHALVKGVTTHIVEDTEEFRQQCARPIEVIEGPLMAGMSVVGDLFGAGKMFLPQVVKSARVMKQAVAHLIPFIEAEKGDKPEAKGKILMATVKGDVHDIGKNIVGVVLGCNGYDIVDLGVMVPAEKILQTAIAEKCDIIGLSGLITPSLDEMVHVAREMQRQGFNLPLMIGGATTSKAHTAVKIEPKYQNDAVIYVTDASRAVGVATQLLSKELKAGFVEKTREEYVVVRERTAARSSRTERLSYADAVANKPQFDWSAYQASKPSFTGVKVLDDIDLNVLAEYIDWTPFFISWDLAGKYPRILTDEVVGEAATALFADAQALLKKLIDEKLISARAIFGFWPANQVEHDDIEVYGEDGQPLAKLHHLRQQTIKPDGKPNFSLADFVAPKDSGITDYVGGFITTAGIGAEEVAKAYQDAGDDYNSIMVKALADRLAEACAEWLHKQVRTDYWGYDKDEALDNDALIKEQYKGIRPAPGYPACPDHTEKKTLFALLDPEAEFNKAGRSGVFLTEHYAMFPAAAVSGWYFAHPEAQYFAVGKVDKDQVDSYTARKKQDLNVSERWLAPNLGYDN; encoded by the coding sequence ATGTCTCTGTCCGATCGCAGCGCCCGCTCTAACGCACTTCAGCAAGCCCTGAAGGAACGCATCCTGATCCTCGACGGCGGCATGGGCACCATGATCCAGAGCTACAAATTGGAGGAAGAGGACTACCGCGGTGCGCGCTTCGCCGATTGGCCGCAGGATGTAAAAGGCAACAACGACCTGCTGATCCTCAGCCGCCCGGATGTAATCGGCGCTATCGAGAAAGCTTATCTGGATGCCGGCGCCGACATCCTGGAAACCAACACCTTCAACGCCACCCAGGTGTCCCAGGCCGACTACGGCATGGAAAGCCTGGTGTATGAGCTGAACGTCGAAGGCGCGCGCCTGGCCCGCAGCGTGGCCGATGCCAAGACCCTGGAAACTCCGGATCGCCCGCGTTTCGTTGCCGGCGTACTGGGCCCAACCAGCCGTACCTGCTCGATCTCCCCGGACGTGAATAATCCCGGCTACCGCAACGTCACCTTCGACGAGCTGGTGGAAAACTACGTGGAAGCCACCCGCGGCCTGATCGAAGGCGGCGCGGACATGATTCTCATCGAAACCATCTTCGACACCCTGAACGCCAAGGCGGCGATCTTCGCCGTGCAGGAAGTCTTCGAGCAGCAGGGCTTCGAGCTGCCGATCATGATCTCCGGCACCATCACCGATGCCTCCGGCCGCACCCTGTCCGGGCAGACCACCGAAGCCCTCTGGAACTCGGTACGCCACGCCAACCCCATTTCCGTGGGGCTGAACTGCGCCCTCGGCGCTAGCGACCTGCGCCCGTATCTGGAAGAGCTGGCCAACAAAGCCGACACCTTTGTCTCCGCGCACCCCAACGCCGGCCTGCCTAACGCCTTTGGTGAATACGACGAAACCCCGGCGGAAATGGCCGTGGTGGTCGAAGAGTTCGCCACCTCGGGCTTTTTGAACATCGTCGGCGGCTGCTGCGGCACGACCCCGGCGCATATCCAGGCGATTGCTGAAGCGGTGAGCAAATACCCGCCACGCGCCATCCCGGACATCCCCAAAGCCTGTCGCCTGTCGGGCCTGGAGCCCTTCACCATCGACCGCAACTCGCTGTTTATCAACGTCGGCGAACGCACCAATATCACCGGTTCGGCCAAGTTCGCCCGACTGATCCGTGAGGACAACTACACCGAAGCCCTGGAAGTCGCCCTGCAGCAGGTCGAAGCCGGCGCCCAGGTGATCGACATCAACATGGACGAGGGCATGCTCGATTCACAGAAGGCCATGGTCACCTTCTTGAATCTGATTGCCGGCGAGCCGGACATCTCCCGCGTACCGATCATGATCGACTCCTCCAAGTGGGAAGTGATCGAAGCCGGCCTGAAATGCATCCAGGGCAAGGGCATCGTCAACTCGATTTCGATGAAGGAAGGCGTCGAGCAATTCAAGCACCACGCCCGTCTGTGCAAACGCTACGGCGCCGCCGTGGTGGTCATGGCCTTCGATGAAGTGGGTCAGGCCGACACCGCCGAGCGCAAGCGCGAGATCTGTCAGCGCAGCTACGACATTCTGGTCAACGAAGTGGGCTTCCCGCCGGAAGACATCATCTTCGACCCGAACATCTTCGCCGTGGCCACCGGCATCGAAGAGCACAACAACTACGCGGTCGACTTTATCGAGGCCTGCGCCTATATCCGCGACCACCTGCCCCACGCCCTGTCGAGCGGCGGCGTGTCCAACGTGTCGTTCTCCTTCCGTGGCAACAACCCGGTGCGTGAAGCGATTCACTCGGTGTTCTTGTACTACGCGATCCAGAATGGCCTGACCATGGGCATCGTCAACGCCGGCCAGCTGGAAATCTACGACGAGATTCCCAAAGAGCTGCGCGACGCCGTGGAGGACGTAGTACTTAACCGCCACGACGGTGCCACCGAAGCGTTGCTGGCGATTGCCGACAACTACAAGGGCGATGGCAGCGTCAAAGAGGCCGAAACCGAAGAGTGGCGCAACCTGAGCGTCGAAGAGCGGCTCAAGCACGCGCTGGTCAAAGGTGTGACCACGCACATCGTCGAAGACACCGAAGAGTTCCGTCAGCAGTGCGCACGCCCCATCGAAGTCATCGAAGGCCCGCTGATGGCCGGCATGAGCGTGGTAGGCGATCTGTTCGGCGCCGGCAAGATGTTCCTGCCGCAGGTGGTGAAATCCGCCCGGGTGATGAAGCAGGCCGTAGCGCACCTGATCCCCTTTATCGAAGCCGAGAAAGGCGACAAGCCGGAAGCCAAGGGCAAGATCCTTATGGCCACCGTGAAGGGCGACGTGCACGACATCGGCAAGAACATCGTCGGCGTGGTACTCGGCTGTAATGGTTATGACATCGTCGACTTGGGCGTGATGGTGCCGGCGGAGAAGATCCTGCAAACGGCCATCGCCGAGAAGTGCGACATCATCGGCCTGTCCGGCCTGATCACCCCCTCGCTGGACGAGATGGTGCATGTCGCCCGCGAGATGCAGCGCCAGGGCTTCAACCTGCCGCTGATGATCGGCGGCGCCACCACCTCCAAGGCTCACACGGCGGTGAAGATCGAGCCCAAGTACCAGAACGACGCGGTGATCTACGTCACCGACGCCTCGCGCGCAGTCGGCGTGGCCACCCAGCTGCTGTCCAAGGAGCTGAAAGCCGGTTTCGTCGAGAAGACCCGCGAAGAATACGTGGTGGTGCGCGAGCGCACCGCCGCGCGCAGCTCGCGCACCGAACGCCTGAGCTACGCCGACGCCGTAGCCAATAAACCGCAGTTCGACTGGAGCGCCTACCAGGCCAGCAAGCCGAGCTTCACCGGCGTGAAGGTGCTGGACGATATCGACCTCAATGTACTGGCCGAGTACATCGACTGGACGCCGTTCTTTATCTCCTGGGACCTGGCCGGCAAGTACCCGCGCATCCTCACCGACGAGGTGGTGGGCGAAGCCGCTACCGCGCTGTTCGCCGACGCCCAGGCGCTGCTGAAGAAGCTGATCGACGAGAAGCTGATCAGCGCCCGCGCTATCTTCGGTTTCTGGCCGGCCAACCAGGTCGAGCATGACGACATCGAAGTCTACGGCGAGGACGGCCAGCCGCTGGCCAAGCTGCACCACCTGCGCCAACAGACCATCAAGCCGGACGGCAAGCCGAACTTCTCCCTGGCCGACTTCGTTGCACCCAAGGACAGCGGCATCACCGACTATGTGGGCGGCTTTATCACCACCGCCGGCATCGGCGCCGAGGAAGTAGCCAAGGCCTACCAGGACGCCGGCGACGACTACAACTCGATCATGGTCAAGGCCCTGGCCGACCGCCTCGCCGAGGCCTGCGCCGAGTGGCTGCACAAACAAGTGCGCACCGATTACTGGGGCTACGACAAAGACGAAGCCTTGGATAACGACGCACTGATCAAGGAGCAGTACAAAGGTATCCGCCCGGCCCCCGGCTACCCGGCCTGCCCGGACCATACCGAGAAGAAGACCCTGTTCGCCCTGCTCGACCCCGAGGCCGAGTTCAACAAGGCTGGCCGCAGCGGTGTGTTCCTCACCGAGCACTACGCCATGTTCCCCGCCGCCGCCGTCAGCGGCTGGTACTTCGCCCACCCCGAGGCGCAGTACTTCGCCGTAGGCAAGGTGGATAAGGATCAGGTTGACAGCTACACGGCCCGGAAAAAGCAGGACTTGAACGTCAGCGAACGCTGGTTGGCTCCCAACCTGGGCTATGACAACTAA
- a CDS encoding methyl-accepting chemotaxis protein: MRNNQPITQRERTFPAQQRLISTTDLKGQITYCNDAFVEISGFSRDELIRAPHNLVRHPDVPAAVFQHMWDTLKKGQPWMGIVKNRCKSGDHYWVNAYVTPVTENNQVVGYESVRVKPTAEQVRRAEALYQRINSGKSAIPNSDRWLPIVQDWLPFILVSQVGFLIGVWLDSSWGFAIAAGLSVPLGLAGLNWQQRGLKRLLRLADQTTSDPLIAQMYTDSRGAQGRLDMSILSQEARLKTCLTRLQDTAEQLTLQAKQADALAHNSSAGLERQRSETDQVATAINEMAATTLEVASNVARTAIATQDANRLTSAGRGIAAETRQAIQRLSQSVGDTGETVTRLAQDSTEIGGVVDVIKGIADQTNLLALNAAIEAARAGEMGRGFAVVADEVRSLAQRTAESTGQIHQLIAKLQRTAEEAVLTMEVGRKQADEGVERVQQADEALAGISDAVANITDMANQIAAAAEEQSAVADEVNRSITTIAQLADQTAGEAHDTALLSEALTATANGQYALVERFNR, encoded by the coding sequence ATGCGCAACAACCAACCTATTACTCAGCGCGAGCGCACCTTCCCCGCGCAGCAACGACTGATCTCCACCACCGACCTCAAAGGCCAGATCACCTACTGCAATGACGCCTTTGTCGAGATCAGTGGCTTTAGCCGCGATGAGCTGATTCGTGCGCCACATAATCTGGTGCGCCATCCGGACGTGCCGGCAGCGGTGTTCCAGCATATGTGGGACACCCTGAAGAAGGGCCAGCCGTGGATGGGTATCGTCAAGAATCGCTGCAAGAGCGGTGACCATTACTGGGTTAACGCCTACGTCACGCCGGTCACAGAAAACAACCAGGTCGTAGGCTACGAATCAGTACGGGTAAAGCCGACTGCCGAGCAGGTACGTCGCGCCGAGGCGCTGTATCAACGTATCAACAGTGGTAAATCGGCAATCCCCAACAGTGATCGCTGGCTGCCAATCGTGCAGGACTGGTTGCCGTTTATCCTGGTCAGCCAGGTCGGCTTTCTGATCGGCGTATGGCTCGACTCCAGCTGGGGCTTTGCCATCGCCGCCGGTTTGTCGGTGCCACTGGGGCTGGCCGGGTTGAACTGGCAGCAACGCGGCCTCAAGCGTCTGCTGCGCCTGGCCGACCAGACCACCTCCGACCCGTTGATCGCGCAGATGTACACCGACAGCCGCGGCGCTCAGGGCCGTCTGGATATGTCCATCCTCAGCCAGGAAGCCCGCCTGAAAACCTGTCTGACCCGTCTGCAGGACACTGCCGAGCAGCTCACCCTGCAAGCCAAACAGGCCGACGCCCTGGCGCACAACAGCTCCGCCGGACTTGAACGCCAGCGCAGCGAAACCGACCAGGTCGCTACCGCGATCAACGAAATGGCCGCCACCACCCTGGAAGTGGCAAGCAACGTCGCCCGCACTGCCATCGCCACCCAGGACGCCAACCGCCTGACCAGCGCCGGCCGTGGCATTGCAGCAGAAACCCGCCAGGCCATTCAGCGCCTGTCGCAATCGGTCGGTGATACCGGCGAAACCGTGACCCGCCTGGCCCAGGACAGCACTGAAATCGGCGGCGTGGTCGATGTAATCAAGGGCATCGCCGACCAGACCAACCTGCTCGCCCTCAACGCCGCCATCGAGGCCGCACGCGCCGGTGAAATGGGCCGTGGCTTTGCCGTGGTGGCTGATGAAGTGCGCTCACTGGCGCAGCGCACTGCCGAATCCACCGGGCAGATTCACCAGCTGATCGCCAAACTGCAGCGCACCGCCGAAGAAGCGGTGCTGACCATGGAGGTCGGCCGCAAACAGGCCGACGAAGGGGTTGAACGCGTGCAGCAAGCCGATGAAGCGCTGGCCGGCATCAGCGACGCGGTGGCCAATATCACCGATATGGCCAACCAGATTGCGGCAGCCGCTGAAGAGCAGAGCGCGGTGGCCGATGAGGTCAACCGCAGTATCACCACCATTGCCCAACTGGCCGACCAGACCGCAGGTGAAGCGCACGACACCGCCCTGCTCAGCGAAGCCCTGACGGCCACTGCCAATGGTCAGTACGCACTGGTGGAACGCTTCAATCGCTAA
- the rlmM gene encoding 23S rRNA (cytidine(2498)-2'-O)-methyltransferase RlmM translates to MNTLLLHCRPGFENEVCAEIAEHAARLDVAGYAKAKPSTACAEFICTEDDGAGRLMHGVRFTQLIFPRQWARGVFIDLPETDRISVLLAYLADLPAFGSLWLEVLDSNDGKELSNFCKKFEAPLRNALSKAGKLVDDARKPRLLLTFKSGREVFVGMAEANNSALWPMGIPRLKFPREAPSRSTLKLEEAWHTFIPREQWDERLSDEMTGVDLGAAPGGWTYQLVKRGMLVTAIDNGPMAESLMDTGLVNHLMVDGFTWTPKQPVDWMVCDIVEKPARTAAMVETWIGGGHCREAVVNLKLPMKQRYAEVRRLLLRMQDAFAARKIKVSIACKQLYHDREEVTCHLRRLGK, encoded by the coding sequence ATGAATACGTTGTTGTTGCACTGCCGTCCGGGTTTTGAAAATGAGGTGTGCGCGGAAATCGCCGAGCACGCCGCGCGTCTGGACGTTGCCGGGTATGCCAAGGCCAAGCCGAGTACCGCCTGCGCGGAATTTATCTGCACCGAGGATGACGGTGCCGGGCGCCTGATGCACGGGGTGCGTTTCACTCAGCTGATCTTTCCTCGGCAGTGGGCGCGCGGCGTATTTATTGACCTGCCGGAAACGGATCGCATCAGTGTGCTACTGGCTTATCTGGCCGACCTGCCGGCGTTTGGCAGCCTGTGGCTGGAAGTGCTGGACAGCAACGACGGCAAGGAGCTGTCGAATTTCTGCAAGAAGTTCGAAGCGCCGCTGCGCAACGCCCTGAGCAAGGCTGGCAAGCTGGTTGACGATGCACGCAAGCCGCGCTTATTGCTGACGTTCAAAAGTGGTCGCGAGGTGTTTGTCGGCATGGCCGAGGCGAATAACTCGGCGCTGTGGCCCATGGGCATTCCTCGGCTGAAATTCCCCCGCGAAGCGCCGAGTCGTTCGACCCTCAAGCTGGAAGAGGCCTGGCACACCTTTATCCCCCGCGAGCAGTGGGATGAACGCCTGTCCGATGAAATGACCGGGGTCGACCTTGGCGCCGCGCCGGGCGGCTGGACCTATCAGCTGGTCAAGCGCGGCATGCTGGTCACCGCCATCGACAACGGGCCGATGGCGGAAAGCCTGATGGACACTGGCCTGGTCAATCACCTGATGGTCGACGGTTTCACCTGGACACCCAAGCAGCCGGTGGACTGGATGGTCTGCGATATCGTCGAGAAACCGGCGCGAACTGCGGCGATGGTGGAAACCTGGATTGGCGGCGGCCATTGCCGGGAAGCGGTGGTCAACCTCAAGCTGCCGATGAAGCAGCGTTACGCCGAAGTGCGTCGCCTGTTGCTGCGCATGCAGGACGCGTTTGCAGCGCGCAAGATCAAGGTGTCGATCGCCTGCAAGCAGCTTTATCACGACCGCGAAGAAGTCACCTGTCATCTGCGCCGCTTAGGTAAATAG